A genomic segment from Comamonas terrigena NBRC 13299 encodes:
- a CDS encoding bestrophin family protein produces MIVRDRPTGFNLFLILRGSVLQRIRWVLCLNIVLAVLVTYAHGNLFDLKITVTPIPFTLIGLPLAIFLGFRNTTAYNRFWEGRKLWGELVICARTLSRQCQNFIRVPVVLDPRNRVGDVRVRMVHRAIAHAHALRSQLRGHQDDGALERWLTAEEWFAMRNHPLNFRSDALMLANGHDLSDCLRKGWIDPVLAAQIDNTFTAMTAAAASCERIRHTPIPFSYMLLLHRTAYMYCFLLPFGLVDTTGFMTPFVVGIVAYTFFGLDALGDELEEPFGVESNDLPLDAFCRGIEISLCQSLGDPEPPQPLQPLEYRLT; encoded by the coding sequence ATGATCGTCCGCGACCGCCCCACCGGCTTCAACCTTTTCCTCATCCTGCGCGGTTCCGTGCTGCAGCGCATCCGATGGGTGCTGTGCCTGAACATCGTGCTGGCCGTGCTGGTCACCTACGCACATGGCAATCTGTTCGATCTCAAGATCACCGTCACGCCCATCCCGTTCACGCTGATCGGCCTGCCCTTGGCCATTTTTCTGGGCTTCCGCAACACCACGGCCTACAACCGTTTCTGGGAAGGGCGCAAGCTCTGGGGCGAGCTGGTGATCTGCGCCCGCACGCTGTCGCGCCAATGCCAGAACTTCATCCGCGTGCCTGTGGTACTGGACCCCCGCAACCGCGTGGGAGATGTGCGGGTGCGCATGGTGCACCGTGCGATTGCCCATGCGCATGCGCTGCGTTCCCAGCTGCGCGGTCACCAGGACGACGGGGCACTGGAACGCTGGCTGACGGCCGAGGAGTGGTTTGCCATGCGCAACCACCCGCTGAATTTCCGCTCCGATGCGCTGATGCTGGCCAACGGCCATGACCTGAGCGACTGCCTGCGCAAAGGCTGGATAGACCCGGTGCTGGCCGCCCAGATCGACAACACCTTCACCGCGATGACGGCTGCGGCCGCATCCTGTGAACGCATACGCCACACGCCGATTCCGTTTTCGTACATGCTGCTGCTGCACCGCACGGCCTATATGTACTGCTTTCTGCTGCCGTTCGGCCTGGTGGACACCACGGGCTTCATGACGCCGTTTGTGGTGGGCATCGTGGCCTATACCTTCTTTGGTCTGGACGCGCTGGGTGACGAGCTGGAAGAGCCCTTCGGTGTGGAAAGCAACGACCTGCCGCTGGATGCCTTCTGCCGCGGCATCGAGATCAGCCTGTGCCAGTCGCTGGGTGACCCCGAGCCACCGCAGCCGCTGCAGCCGCTGGAGTACCGGCTGACCTGA
- a CDS encoding acyl-CoA dehydrogenase family protein, translated as MDFNFSEDQQQLRDAVRRWVDKAYTFEHRRAAVKAGGFSRDTWAELADLGLTALTVPEAHGGLGLGAVDAMVVMEELGRGMVLEPLAQAFITGAVLGQFAPEAVQAQWLPRVAAGESIVVLAQQERRARYRLDRCEAQATRNGAGYAVTARKSIVPIGDKADAFLVPALLDGQQALFLVEASAEGVSTQGYGTQDGSRAAELQCNGSPATLVTTDGLSALELAVDVGSASVCAEAVGVMEQALLTTADYLNQRKQFGVAIASFQALRHRSADMKMQLELGRSMSYYASLQLGQPAETRRRSIARARVQLGQSMRYVGQQAVQLHGGIGVTDEYIISHHFKKLTQLEMTYGDSLHHLGEVSARMRETAGVME; from the coding sequence ATGGATTTCAATTTTTCCGAAGACCAGCAGCAACTGCGCGATGCCGTGCGCCGCTGGGTGGACAAGGCCTACACCTTCGAGCACCGCCGTGCGGCGGTGAAGGCCGGTGGCTTTTCACGCGATACCTGGGCCGAACTGGCCGACCTGGGCCTGACGGCCCTGACCGTGCCTGAAGCCCATGGCGGCCTGGGCCTGGGCGCCGTTGACGCCATGGTGGTGATGGAGGAACTCGGCCGCGGCATGGTGCTGGAGCCACTGGCCCAGGCCTTCATCACCGGCGCCGTGCTCGGCCAGTTTGCCCCCGAAGCCGTGCAGGCCCAGTGGCTGCCGCGCGTTGCGGCCGGCGAGTCCATCGTGGTGCTGGCCCAGCAGGAACGCAGGGCACGCTACCGCCTTGACCGCTGCGAGGCCCAGGCCACCAGGAACGGTGCGGGCTATGCAGTGACCGCCCGCAAGAGCATCGTGCCCATTGGCGACAAGGCCGATGCCTTTCTGGTGCCCGCTCTGCTGGACGGCCAGCAGGCGCTGTTCCTGGTGGAAGCTTCGGCCGAGGGCGTGAGCACCCAGGGCTACGGCACCCAGGACGGCAGCCGTGCTGCCGAGCTGCAGTGCAACGGCAGCCCTGCCACCCTGGTCACCACCGACGGCCTGTCAGCGCTGGAACTGGCGGTGGACGTTGGCAGCGCCAGCGTCTGCGCCGAAGCCGTGGGGGTGATGGAGCAGGCCCTGCTGACCACGGCCGACTACCTGAACCAGCGCAAGCAGTTCGGTGTGGCGATCGCCAGCTTCCAGGCCCTGCGCCACCGCTCCGCCGATATGAAGATGCAGCTGGAACTGGGCCGTTCCATGAGCTACTACGCCAGCCTGCAACTGGGCCAGCCGGCCGAAACCCGCCGCCGCTCCATCGCCCGCGCCCGCGTGCAACTGGGCCAGTCCATGCGCTACGTCGGCCAGCAGGCCGTGCAACTGCATGGCGGCATCGGTGTGACGGACGAGTACATCATCAGCCACCACTTCAAGAAACTGACCCAGCTGGAGATGACCTACGGCGACAGCCTGCACCATCTGGGCGAAGTGTCGGCCCGCATGCGCGAGACCGCAGGCGTGATGGAATAA
- a CDS encoding acyl-CoA dehydrogenase family protein: MDLAFTPEEQAFREEVRAWIHEHLDPAAARKVREGLRLTRDDIQGWAKTLGKKGWLAYGWPKEFGGPGWTAVQKHLFAEELAKAGAPSIVPFGPVMVAPVIQAFGTPAQQQRFLPGIASGEVWWSQGYSEPGSGSDLASVKTRAERQGDFYIVNGQKTWTTLGQHGDWMFNLVRTSNEGKPQTGISFLLIDMKSPGVTVRPIKLLDGECEVNEVFFDNVKVPADQLIGEENKGWTYAKHLLAHERTNIADVNRAKRELERLKRVARAEGVWEDPRFRDQIALLEVDVVALEMLVLRVLSAEKSGKNPLDIAGLLKIKGSEIQQRYTELLMLAGGPYSLPLVYEAMEAGWQGDFPGGTVGLAPLASSYFNMRKTTIYGGSNEVQRNIVAQTVLG, from the coding sequence ATGGATTTGGCATTCACGCCCGAAGAGCAGGCCTTCCGCGAGGAAGTCCGCGCCTGGATACACGAGCACCTGGACCCCGCCGCCGCCCGCAAGGTCCGCGAAGGCCTGCGCCTGACGCGCGACGACATCCAGGGCTGGGCCAAGACCCTGGGCAAAAAGGGTTGGCTGGCCTATGGCTGGCCCAAGGAATTTGGCGGCCCCGGCTGGACTGCGGTGCAAAAGCACCTGTTCGCCGAAGAACTGGCCAAGGCCGGCGCCCCCAGCATCGTGCCCTTCGGGCCGGTGATGGTGGCCCCGGTGATCCAGGCCTTTGGCACGCCGGCGCAGCAGCAGCGCTTTCTGCCCGGCATTGCCAGCGGCGAAGTCTGGTGGAGCCAGGGCTACAGCGAGCCGGGTTCAGGTTCGGACCTGGCCAGTGTGAAGACGCGCGCCGAGCGCCAGGGTGACTTCTACATCGTCAACGGCCAGAAGACCTGGACCACGCTGGGCCAGCATGGCGACTGGATGTTCAACCTGGTGCGCACCAGCAACGAAGGCAAGCCGCAGACCGGCATCAGCTTCCTGCTGATCGACATGAAGTCGCCCGGTGTGACGGTGCGCCCCATCAAGCTGCTGGATGGCGAATGCGAAGTCAACGAAGTCTTCTTTGACAACGTGAAGGTGCCTGCCGACCAACTGATCGGTGAAGAGAACAAGGGCTGGACCTACGCCAAGCACCTGCTGGCACACGAACGCACCAATATTGCCGACGTGAACCGCGCCAAGCGTGAACTGGAGCGCCTCAAGCGCGTGGCCCGGGCCGAAGGCGTGTGGGAAGACCCGCGTTTCCGCGACCAGATCGCCCTGCTGGAAGTGGACGTGGTGGCACTGGAGATGCTGGTGCTGCGCGTGCTGTCGGCCGAAAAGAGCGGCAAGAACCCGCTGGACATTGCCGGTCTGCTGAAGATCAAGGGCAGCGAGATCCAGCAACGCTACACCGAGCTGCTGATGCTGGCCGGCGGCCCCTACAGCCTGCCCTTGGTCTACGAGGCCATGGAAGCCGGCTGGCAGGGCGACTTCCCCGGCGGCACGGTGGGCCTGGCCCCGCTGGCTTCCAGCTACTTCAATATGCGCAAGACCACGATCTACGGGGGCTCCAACGAAGTGCAGCGCAACATCGTCGCGCAGACGGTGCTCGGCTGA
- a CDS encoding YceH family protein, giving the protein MPFDHRAQPLSPHAARVLATLMEKARTVPDSYPLTVNSLQSGCNQKTSRAPVMQLSEGDIQAALDELRQRHLVMEASGQRATRWEHNFERVVGVPSQASAILGLLMLRGPQTAGELRINTERWHRFADIGSVEAFLEELRDRSEEKGGPLVVLLPRAPGAREARWAHLLCGEVDVSALAAASEAGSAAPSDGATAQRLAALEAEVALLRATVQQLCSALGVEAPVPHSGMDSAEQNPPAEI; this is encoded by the coding sequence ATGCCATTCGACCACCGCGCTCAGCCTTTGTCGCCCCACGCCGCCCGTGTGCTTGCCACGCTGATGGAGAAAGCCCGCACCGTACCGGACAGCTATCCGCTCACGGTGAACAGCCTGCAATCGGGCTGCAACCAGAAGACCAGCCGCGCGCCGGTGATGCAGCTGAGCGAAGGCGACATCCAGGCCGCCCTGGACGAGCTGCGCCAGCGCCACCTGGTGATGGAAGCCAGCGGCCAGCGCGCCACCCGCTGGGAACACAATTTCGAGCGGGTAGTGGGCGTGCCCAGCCAGGCCAGCGCCATCCTGGGCCTGCTGATGCTGCGCGGCCCGCAGACGGCTGGCGAGCTGCGCATCAACACCGAGCGCTGGCACCGCTTTGCCGATATCGGCTCGGTCGAGGCCTTCCTGGAAGAGCTGCGCGACCGCAGCGAGGAAAAAGGCGGTCCGCTGGTGGTGCTGCTGCCGCGCGCCCCCGGCGCCCGGGAAGCACGCTGGGCGCACCTGCTGTGCGGAGAGGTGGATGTCAGCGCCCTGGCCGCGGCCAGTGAAGCCGGTAGTGCCGCCCCGTCCGACGGCGCCACCGCCCAGCGCCTGGCCGCACTGGAAGCCGAAGTGGCACTGCTGCGCGCCACCGTGCAGCAGCTGTGCAGCGCCCTGGGAGTGGAAGCGCCGGTGCCCCACAGTGGCATGGATTCTGCAGAGCAGAACCCGCCAGCCGAAATCTGA
- the purN gene encoding phosphoribosylglycinamide formyltransferase produces MKNIVILISGGGSNMAAIVRAAQQQEWARRLDARVAAVISNKADAQGLVFAREHGIATAVLNHKDFDSREAFDAALAQQIDSHEPALVVLAGFMRILTPGFVNHFAGRLLNIHPSLLPAFPGLHTHQRAIEAGCKFAGATVHQVTAELDVGPILDQAVVPVLPEDTPQTLAARVLTQEHIIYPRAVAHFLRHL; encoded by the coding sequence ATGAAAAACATCGTGATTTTGATCTCTGGCGGCGGCTCCAACATGGCAGCCATCGTACGGGCTGCCCAGCAACAGGAGTGGGCGCGCCGTCTGGACGCCCGCGTGGCCGCCGTCATCAGCAACAAGGCCGATGCCCAAGGCCTGGTTTTTGCCCGTGAGCATGGCATTGCCACGGCAGTGCTGAACCACAAGGATTTCGACAGCCGCGAAGCGTTTGATGCGGCGCTGGCCCAGCAGATCGACAGCCATGAACCGGCGCTGGTGGTGCTGGCCGGCTTCATGCGCATTCTCACGCCCGGATTCGTGAACCATTTTGCCGGGCGGCTGCTGAATATCCACCCTTCGCTGCTGCCGGCATTTCCGGGCTTGCATACGCACCAGCGTGCCATTGAGGCGGGCTGCAAGTTTGCCGGTGCGACCGTGCACCAGGTGACGGCCGAGCTGGATGTGGGGCCCATTCTGGACCAGGCCGTGGTGCCGGTACTGCCGGAGGACACCCCCCAGACCCTGGCCGCACGGGTGCTGACGCAGGAACACATCATCTACCCGCGTGCCGTGGCGCACTTTCTGCGCCATCTGTAA
- the xopAW gene encoding XopAW family type III secretion system calcium-binding effector produces MTSISSLGSSNAWSSAIQSQRSQQSAKLAEKLSANFDADGDGSLNETELQSLMDDIGSRTGQSGGSSAKDLLSSSDSNGDGSLSTDELEAALPSMLPPPRSTMDFAQSHGAGQSDDLFSKVDSDGSGDVSSDELTALLQKMNGQESVSEEDAAALFSQLDSDDDGSLSQAEFDAARPQNAGGMPPPPPAQASASMESDSDSTGTAAASGVGGAGGAGGSTTTVYDELDTNEDGTVSLAERLAGAAEDAADAALNVVDQLKQSAESWTQNARNALLATAHRAYQAASGEPAAARSTYSYTV; encoded by the coding sequence ATGACCAGCATTTCCAGTCTGGGCAGCAGCAATGCGTGGAGTTCGGCGATACAGAGCCAGCGCAGCCAGCAAAGCGCCAAGCTCGCAGAAAAACTCTCGGCCAACTTTGATGCCGACGGCGATGGCAGCCTGAATGAGACCGAGCTGCAGTCGCTGATGGATGACATCGGCAGCCGCACCGGCCAATCCGGCGGCAGCAGCGCCAAGGACCTGTTGTCCAGCAGCGACAGCAACGGAGACGGCAGTCTGAGCACCGACGAGCTCGAAGCCGCACTGCCCAGCATGCTGCCGCCACCCCGCTCCACCATGGATTTCGCGCAATCGCACGGCGCGGGCCAGAGCGATGACCTGTTCAGCAAGGTGGACAGCGACGGCAGCGGCGATGTGAGCAGCGACGAGCTGACGGCGCTGCTGCAGAAGATGAACGGCCAGGAGAGCGTGAGCGAGGAAGACGCAGCGGCCCTGTTCAGCCAGCTCGACAGCGACGACGACGGCAGCCTGAGCCAGGCCGAATTCGATGCCGCCCGACCCCAGAACGCCGGCGGCATGCCGCCACCACCGCCCGCCCAGGCCAGTGCCAGCATGGAATCCGACAGCGACAGCACGGGCACGGCTGCAGCCAGCGGTGTCGGGGGAGCCGGCGGCGCAGGGGGCTCGACCACCACCGTCTACGACGAACTGGACACCAATGAAGACGGCACCGTGTCCCTGGCCGAACGCCTGGCCGGCGCCGCCGAAGACGCCGCCGATGCGGCCCTCAACGTGGTCGATCAGCTCAAGCAATCCGCCGAGAGCTGGACCCAGAATGCCCGCAACGCCCTGTTGGCCACCGCCCACCGTGCCTACCAAGCCGCCAGCGGCGAACCCGCCGCAGCCCGCAGCACCTACAGCTATACGGTCTGA
- a CDS encoding response regulator: MYRILVVDDDEEITTLLSQYMERFGFEVHVASDGASMHSQLKAHAIDLVVMDVMLPGVDGLTLARLLRQQSQMPIIMLTARAESYDCVVGLELGADDYMGKPFEPRELVARIHSVMRRQATAQADTSQAANVRFDAWTLQRLERQVVDPQGTVVPLSYAEYRLLCTLLEAPRRVFSREQLLEQARGRSMDSLDRSVDLLISRLRHKLGEDGPSLIKTVRGAGYMLDARQIQACVA, translated from the coding sequence ATGTACCGAATCTTGGTGGTGGATGACGATGAAGAGATTACGACGCTGCTCAGCCAATACATGGAGCGTTTTGGCTTTGAAGTGCATGTGGCCAGCGATGGCGCCAGCATGCACAGCCAGCTCAAGGCCCATGCCATCGATCTGGTGGTGATGGACGTGATGCTGCCCGGTGTCGATGGCCTGACCTTGGCCCGCTTGCTGCGCCAGCAGTCGCAGATGCCCATCATCATGCTGACCGCGCGTGCCGAATCCTATGACTGCGTGGTGGGGCTGGAGCTGGGCGCCGACGATTACATGGGCAAGCCCTTCGAGCCGCGCGAACTGGTGGCCCGCATCCACAGTGTGATGCGCCGCCAGGCCACGGCCCAGGCCGATACCAGCCAGGCCGCGAATGTGCGTTTCGATGCCTGGACCTTGCAGCGCCTGGAGCGCCAGGTGGTGGATCCGCAGGGCACGGTGGTGCCACTGTCGTATGCGGAATACCGTCTGCTGTGCACCTTGCTGGAAGCGCCACGCCGTGTCTTCAGCCGCGAGCAACTGCTGGAGCAGGCCCGGGGGCGCAGCATGGACAGCCTGGACCGCAGCGTGGACCTGCTGATCTCGCGCCTGCGCCACAAGCTGGGTGAGGACGGGCCTTCGCTGATCAAGACCGTGCGGGGGGCTGGCTACATGCTGGACGCCCGCCAGATCCAGGCCTGCGTGGCATGA
- a CDS encoding ATP-binding protein, with product MSPVSAPAADGQGPAAAPSVAPPALGWADRLRRLLQRLRRGPDTLFGRLACLLAVVVVASHLLALSLMFELRGPPPPPPQPPMPPQQVQGETLSNPITVTNEKSYVVRRGLPLQLQPEGRPLPPQKEPQRSLWAFVLDVGFRLSALLIATWFGARWLATPMLRLAAAARELGGNINRPPLPETGTVECREASRVFNQMQDRIRQQLQDRDRLVAAVSHDLRTPLTRLRLRAELLDDHHTNLEFQRDIAEMDAMIQDTLDYLRGQAQATPMVRVQVQALLESVVDDHELTGVHIPLRGTAGIIQAQIGPLRRCVDNLIANALRYGGGAEVLLEESPLGVRITVRDHGPGLPDAALRQVMQPFVRMEASRHRHHGGVGLGLSIARDIALRHHGELRLHNAHDGGLCAVLELPYSQP from the coding sequence ATGAGTCCGGTGTCTGCACCTGCCGCTGACGGGCAGGGGCCTGCCGCCGCGCCCAGCGTGGCGCCACCGGCACTGGGCTGGGCTGACCGGCTGCGCAGGCTGCTGCAGCGGCTGCGGCGCGGGCCGGATACGCTGTTCGGCCGGCTGGCCTGCCTGCTGGCCGTGGTGGTGGTGGCCAGCCATCTGCTGGCGCTGTCGCTGATGTTCGAGCTGCGCGGGCCTCCGCCGCCCCCGCCTCAGCCGCCGATGCCGCCGCAGCAGGTCCAGGGCGAGACCCTGAGCAACCCCATCACCGTGACCAACGAGAAATCCTATGTGGTGCGCCGTGGACTGCCGCTGCAGTTGCAGCCGGAAGGGCGACCGTTGCCGCCGCAAAAAGAACCCCAGCGTTCGCTGTGGGCCTTTGTGCTGGACGTGGGCTTTCGCCTGTCGGCGCTGCTGATCGCAACCTGGTTCGGCGCGCGTTGGCTGGCCACTCCCATGCTGCGCCTGGCGGCGGCGGCGCGGGAGCTGGGGGGCAATATCAACCGCCCTCCACTGCCCGAGACGGGCACCGTGGAATGCCGCGAGGCCAGCCGTGTGTTCAATCAGATGCAGGACCGCATCCGCCAGCAGCTGCAGGACCGTGACCGACTGGTGGCGGCTGTCTCGCACGATCTGCGCACGCCGCTGACCCGGCTGCGCCTGCGTGCCGAGCTGCTGGACGACCATCACACCAACCTCGAATTCCAGCGCGACATTGCCGAGATGGACGCCATGATCCAGGACACGCTGGACTATCTGCGCGGCCAGGCCCAGGCCACGCCCATGGTGCGCGTGCAGGTGCAGGCCTTGCTGGAAAGCGTGGTGGACGACCATGAATTGACGGGGGTGCACATCCCGCTGCGGGGAACGGCCGGGATCATCCAGGCCCAGATCGGGCCACTGCGCCGCTGTGTGGACAATCTGATTGCCAATGCGCTGCGCTACGGCGGCGGGGCCGAGGTGTTGCTGGAAGAAAGCCCGCTGGGCGTGCGCATCACCGTGCGCGACCATGGCCCCGGCCTGCCCGATGCGGCGCTGCGGCAGGTGATGCAGCCTTTTGTGCGCATGGAAGCATCGCGCCACCGCCACCACGGCGGGGTGGGGCTGGGCCTGTCGATTGCGCGCGATATTGCGCTGCGCCACCATGGCGAACTGCGCCTGCACAACGCCCACGACGGCGGCCTGTGCGCCGTGCTGGAGCTGCCCTACAGCCAGCCGTAG
- a CDS encoding response regulator codes for MHHILVVDDDEEITALLTQYLTRFGYATYAACDGDSMRAQLAAQPIDLVVLDVMLPGVDGIRLAKELRSHSQLPIIMLTARSNPFDCVLGLELGANDYMGKPFEPRELVARIQNVLRNSAAAVAAAIKPVTLPPDLLEVVQFDGWQLFTMERHLVSPDGVVVPLSGAELRLLCTFLRTPRRVCSRDKLMEQAHGRTMAAFERSIDLLVSRLRSKLGDDPRSPTLLKTVRGVGYVLEVQHVQGHPVWQR; via the coding sequence ATGCACCATATTCTGGTGGTGGATGACGACGAGGAAATCACCGCATTACTCACGCAATATCTCACCCGTTTCGGTTATGCCACTTATGCGGCCTGCGACGGAGATTCCATGCGTGCCCAGCTGGCTGCCCAGCCCATCGACCTGGTGGTGCTGGATGTCATGCTGCCGGGCGTGGACGGAATCCGGCTGGCCAAGGAGCTGCGCTCGCACTCCCAGTTGCCCATCATCATGCTGACCGCCCGCTCCAACCCCTTTGACTGTGTGCTGGGGCTGGAGCTGGGGGCCAACGATTACATGGGCAAGCCCTTCGAGCCCCGTGAACTGGTGGCACGCATCCAGAACGTGCTGCGGAACTCGGCCGCCGCGGTGGCTGCGGCGATCAAGCCGGTGACCTTGCCTCCGGATCTGCTCGAGGTGGTGCAGTTCGATGGCTGGCAGCTCTTCACCATGGAGCGCCACCTGGTGTCGCCCGACGGGGTGGTGGTGCCGCTGTCGGGGGCCGAGCTGCGCTTGCTGTGCACTTTTTTGCGCACCCCCCGGCGGGTCTGCAGCCGGGACAAGCTGATGGAGCAAGCCCATGGGCGCACGATGGCGGCGTTCGAGCGCAGCATCGACCTGCTGGTATCGCGCCTGCGCAGCAAGCTCGGCGACGATCCCCGTTCGCCCACGCTGCTCAAGACCGTGCGCGGCGTGGGCTATGTGCTGGAGGTGCAGCACGTCCAGGGCCATCCGGTCTGGCAGCGCTGA
- a CDS encoding chalcone isomerase family protein, translating to MPTPFKTALAIASCVASCLPSLVRAAEAEPALIGASAQVAGQQLQLNGAGISKRLLFKVYTVGLYLRDQRRTTEAVLSSDGPRRLVIRLMRDISAKEFEEAVLDKLAKDIAQMDARVAEQMNGLSQALAHLPSGLRSGDLLTLDWIPGTGTVVEHNRRRVVQPMQDIAFYNTLLNFWLGEQADDPQLKTALLGLS from the coding sequence ATGCCCACTCCATTCAAGACTGCACTGGCCATCGCCTCCTGTGTGGCCAGTTGCCTGCCCAGCCTGGTGCGCGCCGCCGAAGCGGAGCCTGCCCTGATCGGCGCGTCCGCCCAGGTGGCGGGACAGCAGCTGCAGCTCAACGGCGCAGGCATCAGCAAGCGCCTGCTCTTCAAGGTCTACACGGTGGGTCTGTACCTGCGTGACCAGCGGCGCACCACCGAAGCCGTGCTCTCCAGCGATGGTCCGCGCCGCCTGGTGATCCGGCTGATGCGCGACATCTCGGCCAAGGAGTTCGAGGAAGCCGTGCTGGACAAGCTGGCCAAGGACATCGCCCAGATGGATGCCCGCGTGGCCGAGCAGATGAACGGCCTGAGCCAGGCCCTGGCGCACCTGCCGTCCGGGCTGCGCAGCGGCGACCTGCTGACCCTGGACTGGATTCCGGGAACCGGCACGGTGGTGGAGCACAACCGCCGCCGCGTGGTGCAACCGATGCAGGACATTGCCTTCTACAACACCTTGCTCAACTTCTGGCTGGGCGAGCAGGCGGACGATCCGCAGCTCAAGACCGCCCTGCTAGGCCTGAGCTGA
- a CDS encoding flagellar basal body L-ring protein FlgH, with product MPMPFRPLFLASAALCAGMLTGCVTRDPSIVNSPVAVAAMPRMANIERVNTGSLFNNNTFTSPFNGRARPRNVGDSLKIEIAESMSATSKAKTDASRQNAMANKGPGSNSGTGFLGSILNLDAQASGSDSFSGDGSSSNSSNFTGQIAASVINVLPNGHLVVAGERSIAMNGDAKTLRFSGVVDPRDFRPQNIVASSDVINAKMEVVGRGDVSEAGQRTWLQRVLTNTLAIW from the coding sequence ATGCCCATGCCTTTCCGCCCATTGTTTCTGGCCTCTGCCGCCTTGTGCGCAGGCATGCTGACCGGCTGCGTGACGCGCGACCCCTCCATCGTCAACAGCCCGGTTGCCGTGGCCGCCATGCCGCGCATGGCCAATATCGAGCGCGTCAACACCGGCAGCCTTTTCAACAACAACACCTTCACCAGCCCATTCAACGGCCGTGCCCGGCCGCGCAATGTCGGGGATTCGCTGAAGATCGAGATCGCCGAGTCCATGAGCGCCACCAGCAAGGCCAAGACCGACGCCAGCCGCCAGAACGCCATGGCCAACAAGGGCCCAGGCAGCAATTCGGGTACCGGCTTTCTGGGCTCCATCCTGAATCTGGACGCCCAGGCCTCCGGCAGCGATTCCTTCAGCGGTGACGGCAGCTCCAGCAATTCCAGCAACTTCACCGGACAGATTGCGGCCTCGGTCATCAACGTGCTGCCCAATGGCCACCTGGTGGTGGCGGGCGAGCGCAGCATCGCCATGAACGGCGACGCCAAGACCCTGCGCTTCTCCGGTGTCGTCGACCCACGCGACTTCCGTCCCCAGAACATCGTGGCCTCGTCCGACGTCATCAACGCCAAGATGGAAGTGGTCGGTCGGGGCGATGTCTCGGAAGCCGGTCAACGCACCTGGCTGCAGCGGGTACTCACCAACACCCTGGCCATCTGGTAA